A genome region from Maridesulfovibrio salexigens DSM 2638 includes the following:
- a CDS encoding nickel/cobalt transporter codes for MRKLFIIFIVLIYCLSGVVAQAHPLGEVVQETTVMNEGTRLLIVYDTSIGPSITATLIPDADHDGKVSGAEERKLSRDINYLLLPNLEIYLDEKPVVPELYYDSVSAAPGGYNNGLRSNLVYAIPLPDEDFGKHYLKFSDNNFQTGELKWLKWKVQADPQFSVVRTSPDSRELNYQFFAKKVEGQGASFPVPAPTADGSGLKPSPQEDSSQAALKDYLAQENLGPGTILFALGLAFFLGMGHALSPGHGKAMVAAYLIGRSGRIRDAFTLGTIVTITHVASVIVLGIAALLLSRYFLPGDLYPWLGAFSGALVFGVGYMMLARRAVHSHGHSHDHHHGHSHDHSHEHGNESEPVSWWSMLSLGIAGGMVPCPTALVVLLASVAFGRIVFGLMLILAFSLGLAAVLIIIGILTVRASKLTERFSGSRRWIENLPVLSAGLVMLAGIAIALNALNAGGILRFNF; via the coding sequence GTGCGAAAGCTGTTTATCATATTTATTGTCCTGATCTATTGTCTGAGTGGGGTAGTTGCGCAAGCCCATCCTTTAGGGGAAGTTGTGCAGGAAACCACAGTTATGAACGAAGGGACGAGGCTGCTTATTGTTTATGATACTTCCATCGGGCCATCCATCACCGCTACACTTATTCCTGATGCCGATCATGACGGTAAGGTGTCCGGAGCAGAGGAAAGAAAGCTCTCGCGGGATATCAATTACCTGCTGCTTCCAAATCTGGAAATCTATTTAGATGAGAAGCCTGTTGTCCCTGAACTGTATTATGATTCAGTCTCAGCGGCTCCTGGTGGGTATAATAACGGGCTGCGCTCTAATCTCGTTTATGCCATACCTTTGCCGGACGAGGATTTTGGTAAACATTACCTGAAATTTTCAGACAACAATTTTCAGACCGGGGAGTTGAAGTGGTTGAAGTGGAAGGTGCAGGCTGACCCGCAATTCAGTGTAGTCAGGACTTCACCTGATTCACGAGAATTGAATTACCAATTTTTCGCCAAGAAAGTTGAAGGCCAAGGGGCCTCTTTTCCTGTACCTGCGCCAACAGCGGATGGCAGCGGGTTAAAACCAAGCCCGCAGGAAGATTCCAGTCAGGCTGCGCTTAAGGATTATCTTGCGCAGGAAAATCTTGGTCCGGGAACAATTCTGTTCGCTCTTGGATTGGCCTTCTTTCTGGGTATGGGGCATGCGCTCAGCCCCGGGCACGGTAAAGCCATGGTTGCAGCGTATCTCATAGGGCGCAGCGGTCGTATTCGTGATGCCTTCACCCTCGGTACCATTGTGACCATTACCCATGTCGCAAGTGTTATCGTCCTCGGTATCGCTGCTTTGCTGCTTTCCCGTTACTTCCTGCCCGGTGATCTTTATCCGTGGCTGGGAGCATTTTCCGGGGCATTGGTGTTCGGAGTCGGATATATGATGCTTGCCCGCAGGGCTGTGCATAGTCATGGGCATTCCCACGATCACCACCACGGACATTCGCATGATCACTCGCACGAGCACGGCAACGAATCCGAACCTGTATCATGGTGGTCCATGCTCAGCCTCGGTATTGCCGGGGGGATGGTGCCTTGCCCCACTGCTTTGGTCGTATTGCTAGCTTCAGTTGCTTTCGGGCGCATTGTGTTCGGGCTAATGCTAATCCTCGCCTTCAGCCTTGGCCTTGCCGCAGTGTTGATCATTATCGGAATTCTGACCGTGCGGGCCTCGAAACTTACCGAAAGGTTTTCCGGTTCCCGTCGGTGGATTGAGAACCTGCCTGTGCTGAGCGCAGGACTGGTCATGCTGGCAGGAATTGCCATTGCGTTGAATGCCTTGAATGCCGGGGGTATTCTGCGGTTTAATTTCTAA
- a CDS encoding TetR/AcrR family transcriptional regulator produces MARKQQEKSLQTKKELMEAANELFGKKGFVETTVAEITKYAGYAKGSFYRHWVSKDKLFLEIVEEKLTEYRNSRDDRLGKAESLEEVMNIIWDFLENIVRDQNWAKVFLEFTIYASRVPELREDLSLSQYRLSEDVFADLVRDFVETDYPPEKIGAFNTVLFEGYMVRSSIETGFMIQNNNGAGLIDFNDVREAAVTLALTNGLKKAE; encoded by the coding sequence ATGGCTAGAAAACAACAGGAAAAATCTCTTCAAACCAAGAAAGAGCTCATGGAAGCCGCCAACGAACTTTTCGGTAAGAAAGGTTTCGTGGAAACCACAGTGGCAGAAATCACCAAATATGCGGGATACGCCAAAGGCAGTTTTTACCGCCATTGGGTAAGTAAGGACAAACTTTTTCTGGAAATTGTAGAAGAAAAACTGACCGAATATCGCAATTCCCGTGATGACCGCTTGGGCAAGGCAGAATCCCTTGAAGAGGTCATGAACATTATCTGGGATTTTCTGGAAAACATTGTCCGCGATCAAAACTGGGCCAAAGTTTTTCTGGAATTCACCATCTACGCTTCACGAGTGCCGGAACTGCGTGAAGACCTTAGTCTGAGTCAGTACCGCCTTTCTGAAGATGTATTTGCAGATCTGGTTCGCGATTTTGTTGAGACCGACTATCCCCCGGAGAAGATCGGAGCCTTCAACACTGTTCTATTTGAAGGATACATGGTCAGAAGTTCCATTGAAACAGGATTTATGATCCAGAACAACAACGGAGCCGGACTGATAGATTTTAACGATGTGCGCGAAGCGGCGGTAACTCTGGCCTTAACCAACGGACTGAAAAAAGCTGAATAG